A window of the Thalassophryne amazonica chromosome 11, fThaAma1.1, whole genome shotgun sequence genome harbors these coding sequences:
- the aup1 gene encoding ancient ubiquitous protein 1, which translates to METRGIEDMFDFRRFSKDALVLLLLLFYFPVGICLMLIRIFIGVHVFLVSCALPESFVRRFIVRVMCSVLGMHVRQKNPRSRDKNTKLYICNHVTEFDHNIINLLTPCNTPQLEGSTGFVCWARGFMEIHPASGFGETLQRYCLNESTLPLLLFPEEDTTNGRAGLLKFSSWPFSLTDSIQPVALRVTRPFVALNTPESTWLVELLWTFFAPCTVYHVSWLPLVSRQDGETTQEFANKVQELLACELGLVSTKITKADKAEHIKKNRHPTSQTSTTARSGSLGFMVQSLGTDDHRIAKMAQQVKDVLPHVPLNIITKDLVKTNCVDATITNLLENKDEAQMEATGMSAFGSSQSMACSSGLTSTIKPAAKTFGRSPADRHLSLQERKEALYNLARRRYIEKHGLDHEDGH; encoded by the exons GTTCTCCAAAGACGCTTTAGTTCTACTGTTGTTGCTGTTTTATTTTCCAGTTGGGATTTGTTTGATGTTAATCCGAATTTTTATTGGAGTTCACGTGTTCTTGGTGAGCTGTGCACTTCCAGAAAGTTTTGTTAGGCG ATTTATTGTCAGGGTTATGTGTTCAGTGTTGGGGATGCATGTCAGACAGAAGAATCCTCGCTCCAGAGACAAAAATACCAAGCTGTACATATGCAATCATGTGACAGAGTTTGACCACAACATAATCAACCTCCTCACCCCCTGCAATACC CCTCAGTTGGAAGGCTCCACAGGTTTTGTGTGTTGGGCGAGAGGCTTCATGGAAATCCATCCAGCGTCTGGTTTTGGAGAGACTCTTCAGAGGTACTGCTTGAATGAAAGCACCCTGCCTCTGCTTCTGTTCCCTGAGGAGGACACCACAAATGGACGTGCTGGCCTGCTAAAGTTCAG TTCCTGGCCTTTCTCATTGACTGATTCCATTCAGCCTGTGGCCTTGCGGGTGACCAGACCATTCGTTGCTTTG AACACACCAGAGTCCACTTGGCTGGTGGAGCTGTTATGGACAttttttgctccatgtacagtGTATCATGTAAG TTGGCTTCCACTGGTATCCAGACAAGATGGCGAGACCACACAGGAATTTGCCAACAAAGTTCAGGAG CTGCTTGCCTGTGAGCTTGGCTTGGTCTCCACAAAGATTACTAAAGCAGATAAAGCGGAGCACATCAAAAAGAACAGACACCCGACATCACAGACATCTACAA ctGCCAGATCTGGATCTCTTGGTTTCATGGTCCAGAGTTTGGGGACAGAtgatcacaggattgctaaaatggCACAGCAGGTGAAGGATGTGCTTCCTCATGTCCCACTGAATATCATCACAAAGGACTTGG TGAAAACCAACTGTGTTGACGCCACAATTACAAATCTGCTGGAGAACAAGGATGAAGCTCAAATGGAAGCTACTGGGATGTCGGCATTTGGGTCCTCTCAGAGCATGGCTTGTTCCTCTGGTCTCACTTCCACCATAAAG CCTGCTGCCAAAACATTTGGGAGATCACCAGCTGACAGACATCTGTCACTCCAAGAGAGGAAAGAAGCTTTGTATAATTTGGCAAGAAG